In Fusarium oxysporum Fo47 chromosome VII, complete sequence, the following proteins share a genomic window:
- a CDS encoding uncharacterized protein (of unknown function-domain containing protein): MEPFVYLPEYPFIFCRKCKIGFVTSEVPRHLKAKHSEISRQKIKSIKKEVAAIQGIARNQTELKDWEPPPPTIQPNPHIQPPQQGKLGCNECPYVVGEVRRMQEHCRIRHGWVNDWKKGGDVRYRAQQARQPCPWRTGVQCQQVCHWGHGKRWFEVGRHSGIEKETRARRPQQEEAEEGDELKSRAEFLNKIQQEDRDQFESEANARIQAASDKWEAERWLNRCGWPRYLEGVERDEIRALLQPIGDDEPVLQRMWEIFERVLDEAYTATSRCFPGTAELFEIERREASITTDKPFQGLMEPDSWERYKAWWKTLMSIWKRLESWHDGPRGQRPSYRMTIRQEELWKAFDKGVTQVVNGTDRDSQYTPERLQRDCLDVVVQFLD; this comes from the exons ATGGAGCCATTTGTTTATTTGCCCGAGTATCCATTTATATTTTGCCGCAAATGCAAAATCGGATTTGTTACGAGCGAGGTTCCGCGTCATTTAAAAGCCAAGCATAGCGAGATATCCCGTCAGAAGATAAAAAGCATTAAGAAGGAAGTCGCAGCCATCCAAGGCATAGCCAGAAACCAGACCGAATTAAAAGATTGGGAGCCGCCGCCGCCGACCATCCAGCCAAACCCGCATATTCAGCCCCCGCAGCAAGGCAAGTTAGGTTGCAACGAATGTCCATATGTGGTCGGGGAGGTGCGCAGGATGCAGGAACATTGCCGCATCAGGCACGGTTGGGTAAATGATTGGAAGAAGGGTGGAGACGTCCGATACCGAGCCCAACAGGCACGTCAACCGTGCCCGTGGAGGACCGGTGTGCAATGCCAACAGGTGTGCCATTGGGGGCACGGTAAGCGATGGTTCGAGGTCGGCCGTCACAGTGGCATAGAGAAGGAGACGAGGGCGAGGAGGCCACAGCaagaggaggcagaagaagggGACGAGTTGAAGAGCAGGGCCGAGTTTTTGAACAAGATCCAGCAGGAAGATAGGGATCAGTTCGAGAGCGAGGCCAATGCAAGAATCCAGGCCGCCAGCGACAAGTGGGAAGCCGAGCGTTGGTTGAACCGGTGCGGTTGGCCGCGTTATTTGGAAGGGGTTGAGCGTGATGAGATAAGGGCATTATTGCAGCCGATCGGTGACGACGAACCAGTGTTGCAGCGTATGTGGGAGATATTCGAGCGGGTTTTAGACGAGGCATATACCGCCACAAGTCGGTGTTTTCCCGGTACAGCCGAGTTGTTTGAGATTGAGCGCAGGGAGGCATCCATCACGACGGACAAGCCGTTTCAGGGATTAATGGAGCCGGATTCGTGGGAGCGATACAAGGCGTGGTGGAAAACGTTGATGTCGATTTGGAAGCGGTTGGAGTCGTGGCATGATGGCC CCCGAGGCCAGCGGCCATCATACCGTATGACGATCCGGCAGGAGGAATTGTGGAAGGCATTTGACAAGGGCGTCACGCAGGTCGTCAACGGCACCGACAGGGACAGCCAATATACACCAGAGCGGTTGCAGCGCGATTGTTTAGACGTTGTGGTGCAATTTTTGGATTAG
- a CDS encoding P-loop containing nucleoside triphosphate hydrolase protein: KEKTEHMERTNAIRRKLVIIGDSACGKTSLLSMFTLGNFPAVNLTFLDGQAVEFALWDTAGLEDYARLRPLAYSNANIILIGFSVEDLCSLNNVKCKWSKEATRLCPGVPVVLVGLKKDLREDPTTTRKIGESSLRFVTEHEGEIVAYEIGAKMYLECSSLSGEGVDTVFEIASRIALLAVRKVTGEGCCPIL, encoded by the exons aaagaaaagacagAACATATGGAGCGTACAAACGCCATTCGCAG GAAGCTTGTTATTATTGGAGACAGTGCTTGCGGCAAGACAAGCTTGCTAAGCATGTTCACTCTTGGCAATTTTCCAGCAGTAAACCTTACCTTTC TGGATGGACAAGCTGTGGAGTTTGCTTTGTGGGACACAGCTGGTCTGGAAGACTATGCACGATTAAGACCACTGGCATACTCGAACGCAAATATCATTCTAATCGGTTTCTCTGTCGAAGACCTCTGCTCATTAAATAATGTCAAGTGCAAG TGGAGTAAGGAGGCTACTCGCCTATGTCCTGGCGTTCCAGTTGTTCTTGttggcttgaagaaggacCTTCGGGAAGACCCAACTACGACCAGGAAGATAGGAGAGAGCTCCCTGCGATTTGTCACTGAACATGAGGGCGAGATAGTTGCTTACGAAATTGGCGCCAAAATGTATTTGGAGTGCTCGAGTTTAAGCGGTGAGGGTGTCGATACCGTGTTTGAGATAGCCAGCCGGATAGCTCTGTTAGCAGTCCGGAAAGTCACGGGAGAAGGCTGCTGTCCTATCCTGTGA
- a CDS encoding ankyrin repeat protein, with the protein MANPQDYTVGWICALTTEFVAAQAFLDEEHEDPREVAQNDNNNYALGRIGSHNIVIAVLPDGKYGTAVAAAVARDMLGSFPNIRIGLLVGIGGGAPSPNRDIRLGDIVVSSRDGGKGGVFQYDFGKTIQNQSFQETGFLDQPPMVLRTAVSALKGRYELKGHRLNDDVEMALQNIKKRRKYSRPPSSSDRLYRSDITHPSNSSECCSMVCSDDSSHTVVRAERDEEDDYPAIHYGLIASTNQLMKDALMRDKLAAEKGVLCFEMEAAGLMNHFPCLVIRGICDYSDSHKNKEWQGFAAMVAAAYAKDLLRQIPPNKVEAERRIGEVLSSIGMTLNDGQETLIVTKVIVETVRSNQHVAKVKEWLSPPDSSTNANRARQLRHEGTGEWFLNSAAFREWETGSRRHLWLYGLPGCGKTVLSTTILDHLMNIDDHITLDFFFDFSDTTKQTVDGMLRSLAFQLYKLEVDSSRELDGLFKSHRDGRDQPTTKTLLGCLYTMLRGPVKIFLVLDALDESTARVELRHWIKDVISTPDLGHVRLIATGRPEAEFQREIPPLIGKDNCLLLDKDAINADIRSYVMARLEQSPEFAKWASFPSVLEQIRNEIGSKPDGM; encoded by the exons ATGGCGAACCCCCAGGACTACACAGTTGGCTGGATCTGCGCCCTCACCACCGAGTTTGTCGCTGCCCAGGCTTTCCTCGACGAAGAACACGAGGACCCTCGAGAGGTGGCCCAGAACGACAATAACAATTATGCCTTAGGCCGAATCGGAAGTCATAATATTGTGATTGCCGTCTTGCCCGACGGGAAGTACGGTACGGCTGTTGCCGCGGCCGTAGCAAGAGACATGCTTGGCAGCTTCCCGAATATCCGCATCGGACTCTTGGTCGGTATCGGTGGTGGTGCGCCAAGTCCAAATCGTGACATACGTCTCGGCGACATTGTAGTCAGCAGCCGTGACGGCGGAAAAGGCGGGGTGTTTCAATATGATTTTGGCAAGACAATCCAGAATCAGTCTTTCCAAGAAACAGGGTTCTTAGACCAACCGCCGATGGTGTTGCGGACAGCAGTTAGTGCCCTCAAGGGTAGGTACGAATTGAAAGGCCACCGGCTTAATGACGACGTAGAAATGGCATTGCAGAACATCAAGAAGCGAAGGAAGTACTCCCGCCCACCTTCAAGTAGCGACAGACTGTACCGATCCGACATCACACACCCTTCAAACTCGTCCGAATGCTGTAGTATGGTGTGCAGCGACGACTCATCCCATACAGTGGTCCGTGCTGAACgggacgaagaagacgactACCCAGCCATCCACTATGGATTAATCGCCAGTACCAATCAACTGATGAAGGATGCGCTTATGCGGGACAAGTTGGCGGCAGAAAAGGGCGTCCTCTGCTTTGAGATGGAGGCGGCAGGCCTGATGAACCACTTCCCATGTCTGGTTATACGCGGTATATGCGACTATTCTGATTCTCATAAGAACAAGGAGTGGCAGGGCTTCGCGGCCATGGTGGCAGCTGCGTATGCGAAAGATCTTCTGCGTCAGATCCCGCCTAATAAAGTCGAGGCCGAGAGGAGGATTGGCGAGGTTCTGAGTTCCA TTGGAATGACATTGAATGATGGGCAGGAAACGTTGATTGTAACCAAAGTAATAGTGGAGACGGTCAGATCGAATCAGCATGTGGCCAAGGTGAAAGAATGGCTCTCTCCTCCTGACTCCTCGACCAATGCCAATCGTGCAAGACAACTCAGACATGAAGGAACTGGGGAGTGGTTCCTCAATAGCGCTGCCTTCAGAGAATGGGAAACTGGATCACGTCGGCATCTGTGGCTCTACGGGCTGCCAGGATGTGGCAAGACAGTTCTGAGCACGACGATTCTCGACCACCTTATGAATATAGATGACCATATAACCCTTGATTTCTTTTTCGACTTTAGCGACACAACGAAACAGACCGTAGACGGCATGTTGCGCTCGCTTGCCTTCCAACTCTACAAGCTCGAAGTCGATTCTTCGAGAGAACTTGATGGTCTATTCAAATCCCATCGGGATGGTAGGGACCAACCGACGACCAAGACACTTTTAGGCTGTCTCTATACGATGTTGAGAGGCCCGGTAAAGATTTTTCTGGTACTGGATGCTTTGGACGAGTCTACTGCAAGAGTCGAACTTCGTCATTGGATAAAGGACGTTATATCTACCCCCGATCTTGGTCATGTCCGACTGATTGCCACCGGGCGCCCAGAAGCAGAGTTTCAACGTGAGATTCCTCCCTTGATTGGAAAAGACAACTGCCTGTTACTTGATAAGGACGCCATCAACGCCGATATACGCTCCTATGTCATGGCAAGGCTTGAACAGAGCCCGGAATTTGCTAAATGGGCATCGTTTCCATCCGTACTGGAGCAGATTCGCAACGAAATCGGAAGCAAACCAGATGGGATGTAA